ttggatggcatcaccaactcgatggacatgagttttagcaggctccaggagttggtgatggacagggaaacctggtgtgctgcagtccatggggttgcaaagagtcagacacgactgagcgactgaactgaactaaaccccAAATAAGGCATCTTCTAGGTTCCCATTAAGCTTCTCTGTCACAAAGTGAGAAACCAGGAGACGGTCCCAAAGAGATCTACTCCCTGAACTTAGAAATGTCTCAGACCAAAGGTTTTATAGAGAAGCCAAAGCAAGCAGGACGATTTTAGAGACTGCTTGATTGGGACTCCCATGGTTCTTCCCCATAGCATAGTGGTTAAGAACACAGACTtggaagacttccctggttgtccagtggctaagactccattaAGTGGCTcttaatgcagggggcctaggttccatccctttGTCAGGAagctaggtcccacatgccacagttgaAAATTCCTCATGCCACAGCTAAATATCTCATGTGCCActatgaagatcgaagatcctgcacgctacaactaagactcagtacagccaaataattagataaatatttttttaaaaaaagaacatagacTTGGGAACCAGACTACCCAATCAGAATTTGAAGCCTGATTCCACTTATCAACTGTCAGAGCTTGGGCAAGTTATGGATgctttttgtgcctcagtttcctcaactgctAATATAATATAAGCTAATATAATTTAAGCCTTAAAATGCCTGATATTCATGAAGCATTTGGGACAACATCTAGTGTgtattaaagtgtgtgtgtgtgtgcaccctaggttgcttcagtcatgtccaactctttgcaaccctatggactgtatcatctgtccatgggattctccaggcaagaatactggagcgggttgccataccctcctccaggggatgttcctgatccagggatcaaacccacgtcttttatgtctcctgtattggcaagcaggttctttaccactagcaccacctgggaagcgccatattaaagtataaagcttgttaaataaattatctaGTGAGCACCATGGCACTTCTTCACCCCCAGGGGACAGTGAAGGAGTGAGGATGAGGTTGGGAGCCAAAGGTTCTGCTGAAGAGCTTAAGTGAGGATTTCCAAGACTGGAGACCCTATCCTGTTACCCCAAATCCTCTCTGACCTCTGGCCCCCATACAGCCTTGCTCTGGGGCCTGGTACCAGAACTAAGTACGGGACACATCCCAGCCTTGAGATCTTGAACTAAGGCTGAGCCAGTCTTCCCTCCCCATGGGGCTCATGGTCTTTCTATGACTAAGGAAAGGCGTACGTCAGAGGGttaaacagggcttcccaagttgctcagtggtaaagaatccacctgccaatgcaggagatgcaggagacgtgggttcgatccctgggtcaggaagagcccctggagtaggacatggcaacccactccagtattcttgcctggagaaacccatggacagaagagcctggtgggctacagtccatgggctcacaaagagtcagatacgactgtgcgactgagcatgggataaaaaataaaatatcatatctAAAATCTGGCAATAGAAAAGGGTTAAACATATTCCCACTAGGGTGGAGGTCAATTTCCTCTCTGAAATCTTGGCTCTCCAGGCTTCCTTCACTCCACCCTCAACACATGTGCAGGATGTGAAATCGCTGAGGGATCTACTACTTCCTACTTCCCTTTGAAATCCTAGTTcccttactggaaaaaaaaaaaaaattttgtctagATGAGCATTTCTCAAAACTTCCGAAGCCCAGGAAGCCTCTGAAGCCCCTACCAAGCTGCCTCTCCTCCTGCAGCTGCTCCTCCACGGGAGGATGAAGGTCTCCATGGCAGccgtctccttcctcctcctcctcagcatCACTGTGGCCCTTGGGTCCAAGAACGGATCGTCTTCAAGTGAGTACAACACCTTCCAACCTGGTCCCTGTGGGATAGCAAGCAGGAGCCGGGGTGCTGGGATGCGAAGAGAAAGGGGCTCCAGAAGGGGGTCTAgtgtcttcttttctttattactgaagtgtagttgctgtgggctccccaggtggctcagtggtaaagaatcctcctgccaagcaggagatgcgggtttaatccctggatcggggAGACCCCCTAGAGGAAgatacagcaacccactccagtgttcttacctggagaatcccacggacagaggaacctggccggtTACAATCCAGGGGTGGCCGGTTACAAtccaggggtcgcaaagtgtcagatactatttagcgactaaataacaacaacatagtcccatggacagaggagtctagtgggctgcagtccatagggtcacaaagagtcggacacgactgaagtaacttagcacgcatgcatacacAAGGTTATATTACCTAAGGTGTCtaatatagtgattcataatttttaaagatcatattcaatttatagttataaaatattgactgtattccctgtgttgtataatgtatccttgtagcttattttatacttaattgtttgtacctcttaatcccctagcCCAACtttgcccctccccacttccttctccctacTGGTAAACACTATTGTTCTGTATATCTGtgaatcttttcttttctgttctattcatttgtttgttgtgttttttagattctgtgtATAAGGATATGatactgtgtttatttttctctgtctgacttatttcacttagcaggcTCTGTtgctgtgaaagtcactcagtcgtgtcctactctttgcaaccccatggatatagtccgtggaattctccaggccagaatgggtagcctttcccttctacaggggatcttcccaatccagggatcaaacccaattctcccgcattgcgggcagattctttaccagctgagccacaagggaagcccaagaatactggagtgggtagcctatcccttctccagtggatcttccaggcccaggaatcgaaccggggtctcctgcattgcaggcggattctttaccaaccgaacTATCAGGgaatcacttagcataatgccctccaagtccaaccaggtggctgcaaatggcagtatttcattctttttacggctgagtagtattccactgtgtctGATGTCCTCTTAAACTGGTTTCATCCTCACATAGCCCAGGACCAGTCCCCTCCCTGCCAACGCCATGCAGTGAGGCCAGGTTATCTCTTCACTCCCTCCATTCCTCTCTCTTTGCCATTAAACTAAAGACAGGCCCATCCCATTTGGGCTCGTTATCCCCCAGGAGACTGGGAAGACGTGTATGGGACCCTCAAGGTCACTTTGTCCCTTTACCCCCTGAGATTTGGGTCCAGGCTGCTTCCAGGGTCTCCCTACCCCATGAGTGCAGCATCACTTGGGTATGTACTTGGGGGAAAGGAACAGTTGGGATGGGGGAGCTCCTAGGCCACCATTTTTCAGCTTGTTTCTTCAGAAGAGCTGCCTTTACAGGCAACCCAAGCTATTCCTCACTCTGCAATTTTACCTCGTTTCCTTTTTAGAAACTGAAGGGAAACATAGAAGGCTGTTGAAATGGAGCTAGACTAGACTGGGTGGAATGGGGACAGTTTGCTTTGCTTATCTGAGGAGTCACTGGGCAGCTCAGAGGATGCAGTGACAGTGGTTCTCAGGGACCAGGGGGTCCCTTACTCCACTCTTCAGGGGGTGAGAGTGCTGCTGGAGATGGCGCTGCATAAGACCACCAGCCCTTCCCTTGCCACCCAAGCACCTCGGTGATGCCGAGGCCATCGCTGTGCACACCCATATTtctgtccaggttggtcacatAACGTGACGGCCCCAATCACTGCACCCCCTAACTGCAAGGCCCTTGATCTGAAACCCCTCCCCTGCTGCCCCTGTAATTCAATCTTGGTGTGACTTTGTTGTCACCAAGAGCACCTCCTACAAGAGCCATGAAATTTTGGAAtcaaaaaataactgaaaaatacggtgattttttttaagtgttttagaTCAGGAAAATTTTTCTTCCAGCAAAATCTTACACAGGAGGCCCAAAATGTAAAACGGAAAAAATGGCAGATGGGGTCTTACACCCGTAACTCAGCTCCCAAGTGCCTCTGCGCCTCCAGGAAGCTGTGTGTAAAATGCAGTCAGCCGCCAAGGCAGTTAACCGCCTTgttcacagatgagcagacatgggGGTGATGGTGCAAAGCCAACAGAGGCTGGATGGGGTTAGATCTGGTAGTCCTAGCTCCCTGGTCATTGTCCGTGGGTCTTGGTGTGGGCATTCTGCCCTCTTGGCAGGGCGTGGGTTCAGTGGGGATCAGGCAGGATGGGGGCACTGGGAGGGACAGGATCTGCATCCCCAATCCTATTGGGACTTTTCCCCCCTAATATCCCTTCTCCCCAGGGTTGTGTGCTCGCTGAGATCTGGACTTTGCTGCTCTTCCATCCAGAGTTCAAAGTCATCAGCCAGTCCTTTGGGGGTGAGGTGGCAATTGTCGTGGTCTATgcgcaggttggaaaagaatttcgagacatgaggcagaatgagaggagaagAGAGTTTACTAGAGCAGGAGATGCTGTTAGGCCAGTGGGCTGGCTCAAGACAGGGACAGTGCCTTTTGTGGGCtggtagccaatttttatagcctcaagacaaagaaactTCTTGCTAGAAGGGTGGTGTTAGGTGGTTGGTTAGGATGCTATAGGATGGGTATTTTTGTCAATGTGGGGTCAGGGAGCTGCCCGGTTTAGAGCAGGGGGGCTCATGACaacatagcttccctggtggctcagatggtaaagaatctgcctgcgatgcaggagacctgggtttgatccctgggtcagggaagatcccgtggagaagggaatgggaaacccactccagtattctggcctggaggattccttggacaggggagtctggcgggctacagtccatgaggtgactTTGGTAAAGGACTCCACAGGGGTGAGAGAAAGGGAGGCAGGGTGATCGGTgatgaaggaggagagaaaaaggagcccGGGGATTAGCCTGAGAGGGAGGCCAGGGGACTGAGCTTTCTCTACAGCCCTCTCTCTGAATTCTGGGGtgctctccttcctttcctcctgcaCCCCCTAGGGTTCCAGAGGCAGTCAGCACCCTGTATCTCTAACGAGCACCCTGATCTCAGCTTGCTCCCCTCTTTCTCCTTAGGAGGACCTTACCACCCCGCCGAGTGCTGCCTCACCTACGTGAGCCGGCCAGTCCCCCGGCAGCGCGTTTCAAGCTATTATGAGACCAGCAGCCAATGCCCCAAGCCTGGAATCATGTAGGTGAAACCCACACACCACCCTGGGGGATGGAGGGCCCGTAGGGCTGGGAGCACGGTGGGGAAGGGCAGGGGGGAGAACGCAGGATGGGTGCTCCCCAAAGTGCTCTCAGGCATGTCCACAGAGAGAAGCAGcatggggtggggtagggagaaGCAGACTTGGGGCTCAGAGGCCGTCAGGGGGGCCCTGCTGGGTCCAGGAGGAAGCTGGGCCCATGGATGAGGAtgtggtggggagaggaaggagaggcaaGGGACACCTCCTGGGTTGGGCATGGAGACTGGACGGGTCTAAGCAGCCCTGAGGGGCTGGAGGGTGTATCTCCGAAAATAcactggccctgggctgcctctAACTAAGGAAGGGGAACCGGTCTGGGTGGAATGAGGAATCTGTGAAGAAGGAAGGACTGGCTCTCGCTTCCTGGCTCCCGGAGCCTTGGTTGGTCATCCTTCTCCCCTCTTGTTCCACAGCTTCATCACCAAGAAGGGCCATTACATCTGTGCCAACCCCCGTGATGGCTGGGTCCAGGACTATATCAAGGAACTGGAGGAGTGACCCAGAAGTAATGGAGAAGGACACAGCTCGGGATTTAAAGAGAGGGGGTTGAaccccactcccctcctcccagctcaGCCCCAGCCGCCTCCTGGGAGATGCCCTGACTTGAATTAAAGACCAGTCAGGCCCTTCCCTGCCCTCATGCATTTCTACTAAATTTCCCCGCTCGCTGCGGACTTGAGGACACTGGTGAGCCCAGCCATGCCTGCTCTGGCAAGGCAGCTCAGGGTGCCACCCTCAGCCTCATGCTTCACTCTGCAGAAGTTTGGCCAGAGcctggtgcaaaaaaaaaaaaaaagggtcaggTCTGCCATGGAGGTAGAGAGAAACTGAACAGGAAGTGAGGAAGACACGCTGTATAAAGGCTACCTTGAGACAGTAATGACCACAATAAAAACAGATACTATTTTTGTAGCACCTCCATAGTCCAAGCACTCTGCTAAAGCAGTCTAtgtgcattcatttatttaagctTCACAAGGAAAGCTTGATTTTGCAGCTAAATCTTCATAAAGGCCTCTCTGTAACAGTTAAGTTCCATAGTCTTTTTCTGTGGTGGTCCCAAGGCCTTTGTCCCCTGCTGGCTAAGATAGGAATGATTGATGGACAAATTTTATCCAATTCTTCGCCAtccacatacacacatcaggttGCACtatattgttttattcatttttgtgtaCTTCACAAGGCATAGCAAAAAGTCTGGCCCACATCAGGTGCTCAggaaatggatggatgggtgggtggatgggtgggtgggtgggtagatggatggatgcatgcatgcatgcatagatggatggatagtggATGGTGGATGAacgggtggatggatgaatgcatagatgaatgaatggatggtgcatagatgaatgaatggatggtacatagatggatgggtggatggattgatgcatagatgggtgggtggataaatggatgaatagatcagtgggtggatggatggatggtggatgaatgagtggatggatgcataaatggatggatggatagatgggtggatggatggatggatagtggatggtggatgaatgggtggatggatgaatgcatAGAtcggtggatgaatggatggtggatgggtggatagacGGAATGAGAAAGGAACCAAGAGGAAGCTTATGTTCCAGCTGACCCCAAAGGCTCTCAGACCCATCTTCCAGGTTCAAGGAGCTCTGCATACACAGAGGAAGAGCACACCCAGTGTAGACATGATGACCACCCTCCCTGGTCTCCAGCCCTCCATAAAGACCAAGGGTGTCTGCACAGCAAAGGCACAGCAGGCTTCCTCATACCTCCTCTCCTCCACACACAGAGGTTAAGGGTTATCTCATATACCTACCCCGCTACCCTCATAAAAAGCCACAGCTTTACCACCACTAACTGCCCTGAACCCACCAGGACTAATTGCATTGCCTGCTTTTCCCTATTTTATAAGCAATCTTGCCAAACAACAAGACCCACAAGGATTTTCGAGATCCTTATTTCCCCACACCCCGTCCCCCACAACTGCTATCTCCTGAAACACTCCCTCATGCCTCTAGAGGTCACAGTCCATCAAAGAGCAAatcccctctttcatttcttctctgaaaGCTGCCTTCAGCCTGGAACAGGGTTCTGAGGCAGTCTGAAAAGAGAAGATACTGAGGGGCAGGTCCATGGGCCCATGCTGAGTCgctttgtagcccaccaagcccctctactggagtgggttgccatgccctcctccagggcatcttcccgacccagggattgaacctgcttctcctgcgactcctgcattgcaggcggattctttatcatcgagccgccagggaagcccgaggGGGCAAGTCCAGCTTTAGCCAAAGCCAAGGGCGGAAGCTGGAACTCTGGGACCCAGAAGCAGGTTGTCAGGTTCACCGTGTTGGACAGCCCTCTGCTGGCCATGATTGACCACGGTGGCAGATTGGATTAACCCACACTGAGGgcacccaggcttcccaggtgacgctaggggtaaagaactcgcctgccaatgccagagacctaaGAGaagctggtttgatccctgggttaggaagatcccctggaagaggatacggcaacccactccagtattcttgcctggagagtccgaaggacagaggagcctggcgggctacagtccttggggtcgcaaatatttggacatgactgaagagactttaCCCGCACGCACGAGGGCACCCAGGAGGGATCAGCTGATTAGACCTGAAACTGGTTCCCAGTGCAAAGTCCAAAGAGGTAAATGAGAGCATCAACAAATGAGACAAACATTTCAGCAAACAGGAACCCAAAGATCTGACCCTTTAGGAATGGGGGAAGAGTATTAGTGACGTAATCTGCAACAAGAAAGTGTGAGTTCCATCGTGTGTCCTTGGACGGGGGCGAGGGGGACACTCTTTTCCGAGGTCACTAAACCCTACCCTTGCCTCAGTCTGTGCTCTCTCTAACCCTGCTTTCTGTTTGCCTCCCAAAGACTGATCACCTGGGGAAAAGGTCGGTTCAACCTCCCCTCTTCTTTCCCAAAGTAGAGATGGGGGCGGGGAACTCGATGAAGCCACACAGATTCTGTTTCCAGGACTGCCTAtctggctccgtggtaaagaatccgcctgtcaatggaggagacgtaggttcaatccctgggtcgagaagatcccctggaggagggcatggcaacccactccggtattctggcctggagaaccccgcagacagaggagcctggtgggttacagtccatggggccacaaagagtcgagtcgacttagtgactaaacagcctCTGCCTCCTACCCACGTGAGATTTATTtagcctctctaagcctcagggGCCTCATCTGCAAAACGGGAATAAAGTCTCTACTCCCCTCTGTGAATTTAAGTAAAATAGGGCCTGAAGGGAGCTGACACCCAGCGCctattcttccctttctcttttcctccatgCAGATGCAAATATTAGCAAATTCAACTGTGCACCAGACCCCACCCTCCACTGCCCTCCCTTTCAGCAAACAGGAAGGGAGGACCGTCGTCTCTCTTCCTCCACCCACTCTGAAGTGGTCAGAGTCCAGAGAGCTGAGGGCCCCGCGTGGGTGACCAGCAAGGAAGGAGACTGTGTCCGCCCAACCTCCCCCCGGAGCCTGACTGCCCACTGAGAGGATGAAGGTCTCCGTGGCTGCCCTCTTTCTCCTCGTTCTCACCATCACTTCTGTTGTTCACAGCCAGCCAAGTGAGTCCACCTGCCCCTGGAGGGCGGCACTGAGCCAAGGGAACAGGGAGCAGGCCAGGGTGATGCCGAGAGTGCTCTCAGGCCTCCGTCATCAGCCCCAGGCCCCCACCTGCACCCACGCTGCTGCACACTGGCCCCTGGCAAGCAGAGCTGAGCTGCGCTCCAGAGCTGCTGGGGCTGGGCAGTCTCAGGAAGCTGGGTCGAGGTCACGTCAGGAGTcctgaggacacagcaggaaTGATCATTTAGGAGGAAGAGCCAAGGAAGGAGCAGAAGGGACAATCACAAACATATGTGATGAGGAGGAAGGCGAGGCAAGTGGGTGGGAAAAGCCACGCCTGCTCTGGCAGGGCAGGACCGAGGGAGTCAGGGAGGCCGGCGGAGGGAGATTTGGGGCTAAGCCCAGAACGGCGAGTCTGAATCTAGACACCCCTTGCGGGCAGGATCTGTTGTAGATTTCTGGGACTGCCATGGCAACCAAGAGACGCCCCAGTGGGATGCCCACATGTGCCATTTGGGGATTTCTGGGCCCTTGGCTCCATCTCCCAGCCTAGGGCTAAAAAAGTttgtagaaaagagaaaaggggtTGAAGGAGATTGAAAGGCTTTGTAGCCATGAGACAGATGCATGGGCTCTGCCTCTACCAGCATTTATGAGGGCTGGTGACAGGCAAGGGACCAGAGACTCAGGCCATCTCTCAGTACATACCCGCCTTTAATggccctttctttctccctaaGGCTGCCCTTGGCACGTAGTCTGGCTGGATTCTGCCTTTGTGAACCCTCGGGGGAGCGAGGGTCACACACACCATGTAATCTGCCCACATACTCTCAGCACGCCCCTGATCCCTGTAAACGTCGCCTTAAAGAACCAGGGCCACTGTGGGTAGAGGCGcctcctgggggtgggagggggcaatATTGCCCTTCGGGAAGGTCAGGCAGGAAGAAAAATGGCCCAGCCAAAGCATGGATCAGCCAAATGGTGCCCTGGAGACGTCTCAAGTTTTGCCACCTACTGGTCAGGGATTTGCACTCTGCAGGTCTCGGGGCTGGGGAAGGTAATATCCTTGAATGATGAGCAGTCAGGGGAGCTCAAGGGGGACACAGTGCTACCAACCAACCAAGTCTGGCCTCCTGGGAGtgtcagagagggagagaaaatacTTTCCAAGCCAGTAGAGTGGCCATTACTACCAttacctcttttaaaaaaaaagaagaagtttttattttgtattgga
The DNA window shown above is from Bos javanicus breed banteng chromosome 19, ARS-OSU_banteng_1.0, whole genome shotgun sequence and carries:
- the LOC133231782 gene encoding C-C motif chemokine 14-like: MKVSMAAVSFLLLLSITVALGSKNGSSSRGPYHPAECCLTYVSRPVPRQRVSSYYETSSQCPKPGIIFITKKGHYICANPRDGWVQDYIKELEE